In Rhipicephalus microplus isolate Deutch F79 unplaced genomic scaffold, USDA_Rmic scaffold_49, whole genome shotgun sequence, a single window of DNA contains:
- the LOC119161971 gene encoding uncharacterized protein LOC119161971, whose translation MSRSVLGQPISKRQRGSFGEASLLLGHLIDSASRLKPHIFRWRSFSASPITPSFTCAEHMASRAKISTTAASAASSSSNVDAEKNDVSDSEDAGGAESDTGAAADRPVTPPPKTKRGRPAISSRVCGVCERIFSSRSAVRRHLVTHTGHRPFSCTVCGRRFSLKGNLMAHYLTHSGAKPFECHLCPQVFSQRCSLNRHLRRTHGTGAK comes from the exons ATGTCGCGCAGTGTGCTGGGCCAGCCAATCTCCAAGCGCCAGCGCGGTTCATTCGGCGAGGCATCTCTTCTGCTCGGACACCTCATCGACTCAGCCAGTCG GCTGAAACCACATATTTTTCGTTGGCGTTCCTTCAGCGCGTCGCCCATAACCCCTTCATTTACCTGTGCAGAACATATGGCAAGCAGAGCGAAGATTTCGACCACGGCGGCTTCCGCGGCGTCCAGCAGCAGCAATGTGGATGCCGAGAAAAACGACGTCAGCGATTCCGAAGATGCGGGCGGCGCGGAAAGCGACACAGG GGCAGCCGCCGATAGGCCCGTGACGCCACCGCCAAAAACCAAGCGCGGGCGGCCGGCCATAAGCTCCCGGGTGTGTGGTGTGTGCGAGCGAATCTTCAGCAGCCGCTCGGCCGTGCGGCGGCACCTGGTGACGCACACGGGTCACAGGCCCTTCTCGTGCACCGTGTGCGGCCGCCGCTTCTCCCTCAAAGGGAACCTGATGGCCCACTATCTTACGCACTCTGGAGCGAAACCCTTTGAGTGCCACCTGTGCCCGCAGGTGTTCTCGCAACGATGTTCGCTCAACCGTCACCTTCGAAGAACGCACGGGACAGGAGCGAAGTGA